The genomic segment ttctcttactcAGAGGTCATAAGTGACTCTAAGCATATATAGTACCATTTTATTGGACCCAGGTAATTGTATATAAAACATAGTAGAAGCTACAAGCAGCTTTTCTggatagtttctttcttttccccattagGAAGATAAGCTGAAGATCTGATTACTTAAGTCCAGTAATGGATTTTGTTGGGTCATGTTGAGTGAGATTTTAGTAAATCTTAAATAAATtctcctttgaaaatatttttcatattgcaACTTTCAGTTGTGAAGTTTATGTGACTCTGTCTTCTTAACTCTGAATGATGGTGGGGGATTAATCCCTATCACCTAAAGGTTCACAATACAGCTCTCCAACCTCTTGCCACATGCAGTGTAAATATCAGGTAAGTCTATTACAGGGAGAAGGTTCAAGTGCTTGAGAGAAGACTCCTTTAACTATGTCTTATGTCCAAAATATAACATGATTTTGATAAATTTCACTAGCTCACCAGCATACAACAAAGCTCTCAAATTAAGCAAATCTCTCATGGGGAAAAATGATTATGATTTATGGTCCGCTCAATGTCTAACTTGTGAATCTAGACCTGTGTAGTAACTAAGAGCATTGGGGATTTCTTCCCTTAGGAGCGGTCCTTTCATTGGGCCAAACCTAATGCTTAAATCAAATACAGAATCATCAAGTGCTCAGGGAACAGAGTAGCTGTCAAGTGtccacacttttaaaaattcttttgatgactgaaattttaattcttttactcTATCTGTATTTTGGCCTCAGTTCTCTGATATCCTTAAATTtgatacttaaaatattaatggGGTTGTCTAGGTTTTTTTCCAGAGGACAGATGGTTGCTATGACTTATATATCCCGAAAAGAATTATGTgtgttctttcttcattttatgagTAAAAATTATGAAGGATTTGAGTGTTACATGCAACGTTCCTCCCTTTTCAGATTTTAAAGGAATTCTGAGTATAAATCATGTTCCCAAGATGGTAAGGGCAGTGGTGTGAAAACTTCAAGCCTTCTAATGTCAGACTCCTTTCTGTGCTCTCCATTATACCAAGATAAATACTGTGACAGTCAGAATTCAGTCACAAGAGACCAACACACAGCATGGGGATAACCATGAGTCGTGAAGAAGAAGATGGAGCCCTCTGAAGAAGAAGATTTGAGCCCTCTGACTGGGGCTCAAAGGGAAGAAATGGCTTTAGTAAACCTACAGGTTTTGAATAGGTCCATGGATCTAGGATTCAGTTTAGGACTCAGGGATTTGGTGGAGGACCCAAGGACCTGGGACTCAGAACTGAGTAGTTGCTTGGTAGCTGTGCCAATATCTCAGAGGCTAAAAAGTAATGTCCATTAGAGGAgttacttaaaaaattatgtaatacaGAATTATAATACATATGAATTTATTAGGCAGATATGTATATagacaaatatatgtgtatgtatgtgtgtgtgtatatatatgtacatatatatatatggtaataaTATGCAGACTCACATTTTCTTGTCAGGGTGAGAGCTGTTAATGACCCAACTCTGACATgaacagcaataaaaaaatttccCAGATGACCTATCTCcctctaatttttccttttggcaGAAACTAATAATAATGGAGCTGGCAAGgaagaaatgcaatttttatgTTCCCATTCTCTGTCTCACATAGTACAAAGGGGAAGGATGTTTGGAATTGAGAGATGGAAAAGTAAAagtacacatgcatatacatacacatacccaAACACTTGTCATGAGCTGTACCTTTGCTCAGGAAACACAGAGGCTGCGTTTATGAAAAATTTACCATGAAATTGCTTAAAATAATGGAAAGTAAAGGTATCCTATGAATTAGCATGTTTAATTGTTTAATGGGTGATATTTATCGTCCAGAATAATGAAATATCTCTAGGGTTTTCTGTCAATGATCTGTTTCACATGCTGTAACATGTCTACtttcaggaaatgaaaatttaaaacatgggaAATTTCATAGGTACTGGGTTTCCTTTTTGAAATCATAAACGTTGACTTTCTTTTTATGATGACTCCTTTTTGCCTTATGTGAAATCACAACgcgctttttacttttttatgtaaTGGCTCAACGTTTTGCCCTTCTCTGTGAGATGAAGTCACaacattctcctttttttcttgcttagcTGATCTTTTGTGTCCCATAAAGAAACAAAGTAACAGACATAATACTGAAACAAAAAAAGGGGCCAAGCAAAATAGCAGCAGATAACTCTTGCCTAGCACATTTTCCTTTCTGCCAGCTGGTGGGCCACTATCAACAGTACCTCCACTGCCTTTTAGCAGGCATTTGGGTGGGTCCCACTTGGAGTTGCAGTGACAGTGATATCTGTTGTTGCAGACTCCATTCATATTGCATGTCTCAGGTGAACAAGCATTTTGAAAATTGGGCATAATAACACACTTCCTTTGGATGCAGACATGCCCTGCACCACACTTGGTACTATCTTTCACTGCACCAGTATCAGGTATGGTCATCCCCAAATGGTGGTCTGTACCCCAGCAGGTGACTCCATTGAAGTGAGTCCAATGCACAGTAGAATGATCTCTCAGGAGGGGAATTTCTGTCACATTCTCACACTGAAGCCTCCCACAGAGGATATCTGAGATGTTACATTGTACATATTTAGTAGCCTTGAGACCACAGTTACCAAAACGTCTCTTTGGGTGTTCACTGCCCTGTAGCAAATCTGATTTGCACTCTTGGCTTCTTCGCCAAAGATTTTCCCACACTGTTCATTGCAGTTATTGCATCTCTTTTCCTAGCAGTAGCTTCTACCTGTGCAGGAAGTCCCATCCTGCATATACACATCTTCTGGGCATTGATGTGATGTCCCATTGCACCATTCTGGAAGAtcccattcatttttctcttttgtacacATGGAGCCTGCTGGCAGCAAGTCACAGTTTTTGCAACAGAGGCCAAAAGTACAAACAGCCCCTGGTCTCAGAGTGCAGCCTGGTTGACAACAGGGATCCTTTGCACACTTAAACGAGGAACCACAGTCACACTCTTCTCCTCCTTCTACCACATTGTGTCCACAGCTTGTATACTTAAAGATATTCTCTGGATTTGGTGTAATGtgcaaacaactttttttttgtaacagtGTTCCAATATACAGCATAACTGCAGTTGCTAAATCAGAATTGCAGAGGCTTTCCTTCGAAACATTATGCACCTTTCACTCCCACATTTACAATTGTTGTCATCATGTAACATACCCAAATTATGACCAATCTCATGTGACACAATATATCCAAAATCATGCAAATTATCACCCAGAAAACTATCAACTCCACAATTATAATGTTGATCACCTACCGTTCCAACATAGGCTAAGCCAAGATGGGGACCAAAATTCTCCTTGACAAAAACATGTGCAATATCATGGGGCAAGTGggtattaaaactatttttcttccatttgcaaAATTCATCCAAGAGTACAGCTATGTCACCTGTTGGGAAGAGGATTTGTTCAGACCAGATCTCAATTCCAGTCAAAACCACATTAATATCCAGTAAAGCTAAGAAGCCACCTATTTCATTGGCAACAGTGCTTCATTCTGCACATTTGAGGTATTACTTTGTTGATGAAGATATTGATTGTGGTCTATAATCACTGCCAATTCAAGAAAACGTCTGTGGGTCCACCAGCTTTCATACCCACTTTGCATCAAAGTATGGTTAGCAGCACTCTCTTGAAACTTTAGTTGTCGTGTTATTTCTTCCTCTGTTAATCCACATCTCCTGAGTGGAAATTCTGTCTCCTCTTTGTCCATCTTATATAGCAGATGCTCAAATGAGGTAGAAGGCCTTTTGGGCTTGATTTCATAAAcaatattatttatcttaaatattcCTGGAAAGCCCCTCAGATATGTGCTGAGGGCAGCCAGGGATTCTGATACCCCTTCCACATAACCCTGATAGTAGCAGTCATTTTGGACAAAAGGGTGGTCCTCCAGGAGAACACTCCGTTTTGTGTAGGTGAACACTGGGAGGTGTGTAGAGAACAAAAGCTTGTTGGCCTTCATGTGGAGAACATGTCTCTGGCCTCCAAAATGCAGGCTGTAAGAGAGCCAGCTTGGCAGCTTCACTTCTCTGCCAGTGCCTCTTAACCTCAAGGGTATGACTACTTCTGGAGGACCATGGTGTTGGGAGTGCCCCACATAGGATGACCCAGAAAATATCAGAAGCACCCCCACCCAGAATAGCAGGAGAGAGATCCTCACATGCTCCAGGGCCTCACGATCTGGAGCCATTGGTGAGAGCAAGAGTATGCAGGGCAGGTTGCATCACTGCTGCATCTTGTCCTTCTGAACTGGCTTTATGCAGCACTGACCTTTAATCTGTTTTCTGACAGAATCACACTACCAGAGCTGTAGCACTAAGACAAAAAGAAGACCAGAGACAGGGTTGATTATTAGGAGCAAACCaagacagagggaaaagagaaaggtaTGGGTTAAAATGGATGATGTTTGGCTAAAGACATGGCTCAGCATACTGCAGTGCATTTGGTCTTAAGTAATAGTGAGTCAGCAGAGGGATACTGGGTGTCCAAAAGAACAGCGGTTGGCATAGGTTGACACTTGTTGAACCTAGATGAAAGACACATGGTGGTTCAGTCGTAGTGTtctctaaatatataaaagtatgtgGACATTtccatataattatataaaacaaaagggTCTTAATGGAAAGGGGAACATATGtcctgttttatttatgtatattgatttggtatatttatcattttatagtgATTCTTCTCAGTTTCtaatgataaattatttcatcACATTATTTGGGagagatatataaaaatattcacatatattgttattttctctcattcatttaaCTAATTGCATGTCctactttctttctgttttccctttttaattctgTTCGACTGTAAGGGTGAAGTATCAATTGGCTTATACATATATTAGTATGTTCACACAACAATAGGCAATTTTTTACTTGAGATATGAAGACCATGGGTTATGGTGGATGTTGttcaaatatgtttatatttgatTATACTCTtagaaagaacattttcaaatCCTCTGGAAATATGAAATTGAAGGAAATCAAATGAGATGGCAAAGTAAAAGTTAGAAATGGGAGTACAGTGGCCCTCTGTATCTATAATTTCCACTTCTCTCGATTAAACTGTGGAccaaaaatatgtagaaaaaaattccagagagcTCTGAAAAGCAAAGCTTTAGCTAGCAGCACATGGGCAAAtgtttacataacatttacattctATTTTAGACTCTATATAGcatttactttgttttaattattgCAAGTAATCTGGAGATGATTTGAAGTATAAAGGACTGCATAGTAgcttatatgcaaatactataccATTTTACGTAAGGGTcgtgagcatctgtggattttggtatttgTGGGAGATATTTGGACCAATCCCCATGGATAACAAGGGACAACTATATACTGAAGGCAGAATAAATGCAGAAATGCAATGAAATTCAATCAATCataaaaagagggaggaaaatgtTGGAGAAGGTATTATCTTCCTACAAGGGCAAAAACATCTAAGTTCCCTTATTTTTAGGATTACAAGGCAACCAACTCCGAAGTTCAACCTTCCCTTGTACATACTTCTTAAAAAGAACATTATCCTAtgtgaaaatacatttataaaaattttatgagaTTAGTAGAAATGTATCATCACACATTTGTGAAAATGAGAAATCTGGTGCTAACACAGTGCCTGTCAACACTGATACTTTACATTCTTCCTTGAATAATGTATTAATAAACTACATAATGTGCAGACATTGTTCTGCACACTTAGGAAACATAAAGGAGTAAAACTTAAATAATTTGATGCTTCTGACTACAAATTTGGACAGAGTGATGGGCAAAATTAAACattgggtatttttaaaattgcattcaacattttatgtataaaatgcctatttttatttatctactgAATATCAACAGTCTGCATCAAATCATTAAAGTACTGACAGTGCTTAAAGTAATGACATCAAGAACCTCCGGACAAGttgaaaaaactgaagaaagtgAAGTCAGCTATGAGAGATGTACAACACACTGAGCGAATGCAGATTCCATAGTAGGTCATACAAAATGAAAATCGCCTAATTCGGGACCTATCATCTCCTGGACcatgtaccaatttctgctccttttagggaaaaaaaccctcttgGTTCTACATACTTTGACCTTTTTTCTGGAATCCATTTTCTGTCCCTTTTGGATTCTTACTTTCATGGAAAGGAAAGATTTACTCACACTTTTATCCTTATTCCTACTTAATTCTGTTAAACCTATCTGTCAGCAGCATGAAGCCCAGTAGAGAGGAAAAATTTCCCCCATATGCCATGCAGACTAGACCTCTGGTTACAGTTTGCTTGGATTACCTAAACCACTTTCAATCCACTGAACAAGTAGCCATCTCATtacaccattattttatttttatttttattttttttgcagagtttagtctttattcttttattattattttttctttttagggccgcacctgtggcatatggaggttcccaggctaggagtgtaatcagagctatagctgctggcctacgccatagccccagcaacacgggatccttaacccactgagtgaggccagggattgcacctgcatcctcatggatcctagtcagattctttaaccactgagccacaagaggaactcttcATTACATCATTATTTATCTTTCCTACTCTTTCATGAACTTCCAGTCAGTCCTACCAAAACCTAAAAATTTGGGCATCTGATTTACTAATTTACTCTCCACCAGTTGTTACAGAcctcaagtccccttcaaggagattaaaccccaaagcctctggccatgtctcattgtaatgccccttgacccaccttgagcaacctgggcTGCTCATTCCCTGCTAGGGAAGGAATGTTGCTCATTCCTCATGCTGCCTCTATATAACACATTCTGCATGCAAATAAGGCATTCAGCCtgaaaccaatcagaagatcaaatatgctcCATACAGAGATCAGGCAACACTGAGCCCTTACTAATGGCATAGGGGGCTGGAGCGGGAGAAATCAGGTTTGCACTCAGGTCTGCAGCATggggatataaaaacaattgtaaagtggagttcccgttgtggcgcagtggttaacgaatccgactaggaaccatgaggttgtgggttcggtccctgcccttgctcagtgggttaacgatccggcgttgcagtgagctgtggtgtaggttgcagacgcggctcagatcccgcgttgctgtgactctggcataggctggtggctgcagctccgattcaacccctggcctgggaacctccatatgccgtgggagcggcccaagaaatagcaacaacaaaaagacaaaaaaataaaaataaataaaaataaaaacaattgtaaagtgAGCTAGGCCCTCTTTTTAACCCCCTCCAGTGCACTGAGAATGTACTTCATTTCGCttcaataaatttgtaaaacgcCCACCGTTTCAATGCTTTGCTCTGGCCAGGCAGGGACCAAGGAAACTGCAAATCTATTTTTCTGGAACAAATTCTATCCCAGTAATTTTAGCCATATCTTCTTATAAGCAAGCATGTGGACAACCCATACAACactcattttattttgcctttacaGTTATTTTCAACAACTTTTAGCCATTCACCGCTGTCCGTGAACTCTCTTTTATTAgcacccatgacagttttcatgcatacatatataaaattaatcataattattaataattttctcttcaaattaaTAAGGGAATTAAATATTCATTCTATAATTTCCCCCACATTTTAGGTTCGGTCCATCCATCTTCACAGCCTAGCTCTAGACTCCATTAGTTCAACCACTGTCACCTGAAATCCTCAGCTCAAACTagatttatcctttttgtttgctttccccAGTCCTACAACAAACTGCCAGCACTGCtgggaaaataaaagtatttatttttattttcccagcaGTGTTGGGAAACACTTTTAGAGGAATGTGTAAAAGGTGGAAACTACAAATTGGAATGACATAGCCCGATActttaaagaatgaaatcttgagcaaatattttatttcaacacTGTGCTTATAATGATTTGATCTTTGTTGTCCACAATTTCCTTAGCTTTCCACTTCCAAATTACTTCATTAATACATCGGGCCCTCAGTTGAAAACTAcattatctttgttttctcaaATTGTTactattaaatttcaaaaatgtttgagttcccatcgtggctcagcggttaatgagcctgactagcgtccatgagaatgcaggtttgatccctggccttgctcagcgggttaaggatctggcattgctgtggtgagggtagcaggcatggctcagatcccacattgctgtggctgtggcgtaggctggcagctacagctccaaatggacccttagcctgggaacttccaagtgctgcaggtgtggccctaaaagacaaaaagacaaaataaataaataaataaataaatttcagaaatgttaGTTTCAACTGTAATTCCAAGAATTCTCCATTTTGTGGTATTTAATCTAGGATCtggtctttttctttgtcttggctTTATTGTTGCAAATTATTTGATCAGAGACCCATTTCGGGCCAAATTTCATCATCACCATTAAAGTGACCTGAGTTCCTAGGATACTTGGGTATGTTTCTAGTACTAAATGGGAGGCATAGTTCACAAAATGTTAAGAGCCCGCAAGCAAAAATCAAGGTCACTAAATGAAATTTTTGAAGCTAATACCTCTAAAACGTGCATATAATCCCAGTATGCTGATTTACTCTCCATGTCTCTCTTGATATATATTTAGCAATTGTTATGAATTGttgtgataaaaataaagaattatttatgAGTAATAGGGTACTGTTGAGAGTGAACTTAAACAGTATGCTAGTATCAGAATTTACTTCTAAGATCTCAGCTTGCAAGCAGATAATAGGAAAACAAACTCCAAAGAATATTCAAGAAATACTGCTTTTACCCCATTACATTGTTTTGTACAGTGACTGCAGAGGCTACACCTCCTGAGAGAATATAACATCATTTAGGACGTGCTATGAGACTTCCAAGTAGACTGTTATACATTatcttttataaattctttttaccTCCCCACAGTTTCATCAAAGTCGTCAATCTGTACCCTAATTACCATGtccttttcacttatttttaggTTAATTCACTCTTTTACAGAATATGAATAACATAATTTTATGGCTCTTTACCAAGTAAACTAGAGtagaatatgaaatattaaatgtCGTAGTTCCTTCTCAAGATCTGAATATTTGGTAgaaacacgtgtgtgtgtgtgttcagatgTACACCAATGCTAGTGCTTCTGTCctttatagttaattttttttttgtcttttctagggccgcacttgtggcatatggaggttcccaggctaggggcctacaccggagctacagcaatgtgggatccaagctgcatctgtgacctacaccacagcttgcagccagggatcaaacctgcaacctcatggttcctagtggattcgttaaccattgagccacaatgaaaactcccagTTAAATTTTTGAATGACTTACCAGATGAATTAGTAGCTCCCATGGTCCTTTCTAGCTCTAGCCATATTCATAGAATTTGTACTGCCCATTTCTATGAACAGAATTTTTATTCCAGACCTCACATGACAAAGAGAAATCAAAGTCCCTTTCTGTGTTGCTTCTCATTTGATTAAATTCTAGATTTAGCTGCTTAGCAACAAGATTCTCCTAGTTCTACAGACCATGACAACTGGCTAAAGTCTCTCCTCACTGTGGCTTCACCATCTCCATCAAACCTTAATTCTAATTATTCTTCAATATGAAAAATATGGCTCTATTCCTTATCCTCAACCCCTAAGCTTCCAACATACAGTATAAGTACTTTGTTTCAATAATATTGATCATAATGTTGCCCTAGTTCCACATTATTTTCTCAGTATTGAGCCATAATGTGGAATACTTATAGAGGACCTTGTGTTCAAAAAGAAAGTTTGacccttcaaaaaatatttttaaaggaatgcaGACATCAATAATCATCAGTAAATTTCTTTGTAGGTCAGTGGATAACTTAGAGACATTTCATGTTTGCACGTAAAAACAATTCATCTATTAtggaaaaattgttaaaaaaaggCAAGCTGAATTTAGAAGAAGAAAGAGTTGAGTAAAAAACATTATGGCAATAAGTTTAATGGGTAAGTTGACTAgctggcatttaaaaatttatataagttAACAGTAATTAGCAAGTTTACCGGGCTAAACCAAGGAAGTAAGAtgaattatttattatctttgaGAGTTTATGCATGGAACAGAGAGGAGGTTGGTTTTGTCTGCCGGTTTGGTGTCTGCTGGTGGCTCTTCATTGCCTTTCCACCTTAGGAAAGTCGTATCTGCTCCATTTCCAACATTAGAaaattttcactttctctctttcatcaCAGCTACTTTTTTAAAGGACTAAATTTGTATATGACTTTGTTCAcctctctctttgttttctagAGCAGTAACAAAGTACTGCAAAATGAGTGATTTAACAGAAAGTTATTGCCTAACAGTTATGGAGCGCAGAAGTCTAGTATCAGTGTCTACAGGGCTTTACACTTTCTAAAGGCACTAAGAAAAGGATTTATTCTAGGCTTCTCTCCTAGGTTCTGGTAATTCCTTGCCACATGATTTGGTTTTCATATAATGCTCTGTCCTGGTCCAAAATTGATTCTTTAATTAGGAT from the Phacochoerus africanus isolate WHEZ1 chromosome 15, ROS_Pafr_v1, whole genome shotgun sequence genome contains:
- the LOC125116341 gene encoding disintegrin and metalloproteinase domain-containing protein 20-like, which translates into the protein MAPDREALEHVRISLLLFWVGVLLIFSGSSYVGHSQHHGPPEVVIPLRLRGTGREVKLPSWLSYSLHFGGQRHVLHMKANKLLFSTHLPVFTYTKRSVLLEDHPFVQNDCYYQGYVEGVSESLAALSTYLRGFPGIFKINNIVYEIKPKRPSTSFEHLLYKMDKEETEFPLRRCGLTEEEITRQLKFQESAANHTLMQSGYESWWTHRRFLELAVIIDHNQYLHQQSNTSNVQNEALLPMK